Proteins co-encoded in one Amaranthus tricolor cultivar Red isolate AtriRed21 chromosome 7, ASM2621246v1, whole genome shotgun sequence genomic window:
- the LOC130818434 gene encoding uncharacterized protein LOC130818434: MGRTKVVGPDNISIEVWKGLGEEGIRWLTNLFNIILRTHKMPKEWRICTVIPLFKSKSDAHVCGNYRGELEVSIDEDVVKLTSKYKKFPRKFKRKFYRVAIRPTLLYGSECWSVKKIFEHKMKVTEMDGLSTYNSCTSCIFCSYLMAFLCEYHINQVIKFKAFLTFSH; encoded by the exons atggggagaacaaaAGTAGTCGGGCCAGATAACATCTCCATTGAGGTGTGGAAGGGATTAGGAGAAGAGGGTATTCGTTGGCTGACAaacctctttaatattattttgaggacacataagatgccaAAAGAATGGAGGATTTGCACAGTAATACCTCTGTTTAAAAGTAAAAGCGATGCGCACGTATGTgggaactatagag GTGAACTagaggtgtccattgatgaagaTGTTGTTAAACTTACGAGCAAGTACAA gaaattcccaagaaAGTTCAAACGAAAATTCTACCGAGTGGCAATAAGACCTACTCTGCTATACGGCAGTGAATGTTGgtctgtaaagaagatttttgaacataagatgaaagttacCGAAATgg ATGGCCTTTCTACTTACAATAGTTGCACATCATGCATCTTTTGCTCCTACTTGATGGCCTTTTTATGCGAATACCATATCAATCAGGTTATTAAATTCAAGGCCTTTCTAACATTTTCTCATTAG
- the LOC130818435 gene encoding uncharacterized protein LOC130818435 yields MSGHTLRDNIQNEGLAAKSSPFGILLVGESKVSIDEEVITRIAKQNLRAKSPELMKKFSVLRLASGAIQRAEDKPLPLPPKDSATVEKGLEDVPSEQEALRLLEERKQVHIPDESERVVPPQTRGATKKSGKKKRKRDSSSHKEKSAKRPSGGAVPTARPLQIRPVEEETSPLQDSPRPSSDKGKEKMGESSAAPSSQYAEVYRRREVSPFRRDTPFPELGHKGLVVRFNRATSNLISKVDVDLLESMPPRDRVRQAQASAAEAFIRLAFELDANRQSAADQETMAALTSRCEELNEELTKLREDLPSLKEKLAKCSELKERLVRTEQWRERARKQLDQIVENLDAASTRSASISHEVGLLMDTHAKLVHQNQQLMQQVSADSSHFKMILSAAKVYKLCLTRKARIARDWLLSDEPEASKFLGDLTAEMVKAGTMISDEKYRLAAAELGMDFTSLQQTAEQKGSEALSNLAPVLDGESAVLVDTVWDAAEKRAWSEKINAEAEREALSLDLEQLALSSPPASDVPENLTLSNLEVLCLDLSNLIIDEGRNLQSLSRELSEIGVEPFNVEDYVSFTPSFEEGRIESPPPPGEDVEAFFDDV; encoded by the exons ATGAGTGGGCATACCTTGAGGGATAATATTCAAAACGAAG GGCTTGCTGCTAAGTCATCACCATT tgggataTTGCTGGTTGGGGAGTCAAAGGTGTCTATTGATGAAGAAGTTATTACAA GGATAGCCAAGCAAAATCTTCGAGCCAAGAGTCCTGAactaatgaagaaattcagcgttcTGAGACTTGCTTCAGGGGCCATCCAGCGGGCCGAGGATAagcctcttccccttcctccAAAG gactcggcAACCGTGGAGAAGGGTCTGGAAGACGTGCCTTCGGAGCAAGAGGCTCTCCGACTTCTTGAAGAAAGAAAGCAGGTTCATATCCCCGATGAATCTGAGAGGGTGGTTCCTCCCCAGACGAGGGGTGCGACAaaaaagagtgggaagaagaagaggaagcgggATTCTTCTTCCCACAAGGAGAAGTCGGCAAAGAGGCCCTCCGGGGGCGCGGTCCCTACCGCCCGGCCCCTCCAAATAAGGCCAGTTGAAGAGGAGACCTCGCCCCTTCAAGACTCTCCACGGCCATCTTCAGATAAAGGGAAGGAGAAAATGGGGGAATCTTCCGCGGCTCCCTCCTCTCAATATGCCGAGGTTTACCGTCGCCGGGAGGTTTCCCCTTTTCGACGCGACACACCCTTTCCGGAGCTGGGGCATAAGGGCTTAGTAGTCCGCTTTaacagggcgacgtccaacTTAATCAGCAAAGTGGACGTCGACCTTTTAGAATCTATGCCCCCCCGTGATAGGGTGCGTCAAGCACAAGCTTCGGCGGCGGAG GCGTTCATACGGTTGGCCTTTGAGCTCGACGCCAACCGTCAAAGTGCCGCGGACCAGGAAACCATGGCCGCCCTTACCTCCCGCTGCGAAGAGCTGAACGAAGAATTAACAAAACTGCGGGAGGACCTGCCGAGCCTCAAAGAAAAACTGGCCAAGTGCTCTGAGCTGAAAGAACGCTTGGTCAGAACCGAACAATGGCGGGAAAGGGCGAGGAAGCAGCTGGATCAGATCGTTGAGAACTTGGATGCTGCTTCCACCAGGTCCGCGAGCATCAGCCATGAGGTCGGCTTGCTGATGGATACTCATGCCAAgctcgttcatcagaaccagcaacTAATGCAGCAAGTGTCGGCCGATTCTTCCCATTTCAAAATGATTCTATCCGCGGCTAAAGTATACAAATTGTGCCTAACCAGGAAGGCCCGGATAGCTCGAGATTGGCTTCTctcggatgagccggaagcgTCGAAGTTTCTCGGAGATCTGACGGCCGAGATGGTGAAGGCCGGAACCATGATTAGTGACGAGAAGTATCGTCTGGCTGCCGCAGAGTTGGGCATGGATTTTACTTCCCTTCAGCAAACTGCTGAACAAAAGGGGAGTGAAGCTTTGTCCAACCTTGCTCCTGTCTTGGACggggagtcggcggtactggtcGACACGGTCTGGGACGCGGCCGAAAAGAGGGCCTGGTCTGAAAAGATAAATGCCGAGGCTGAGAGGGAGGCTTTAAGTCTCGACTTGGAGCAGCTGGCTCTCTCTTCTCCTCCGGCGTCAGATGTCCCAGAGAACTTGACGCTCTCCAACCTGGAGGTTCTATGCCTTGATCTATCGAATCTTATTATTGACGAAGGCCGGAACCTCCAGAGCTTGTCCCGGGAGTTGTCTGAGATCGGGGTGGAGCCGTTCAATGTTGAAGATTATGTCAGCTTCACCCCGAGTTTTGAAGAGGGAAGGATCGAATCTCCTCCGCCGCCGGGTGAAGATGTCGAGGCCTTTTTTGACGATGTATAA